The genomic interval CCATAGTTAGCTGACCAATCTTGGCGTGCAGCTCTTTGATCTTGTGCTCACTCTCCTCGGCCTGTTTCTCAGAGCGACCAAATACCTGATCGGCATTGCCCATCAGTTGACGCCTCCACTCGGTGATCTGATTGGGATGAACATCAAACTGTTCAGCCAGTTCTGCCATAGTTTTATCACCCTTCAAGGCTGCCACAGCTACCTTGGCCTTGAAGTTTGATGAATGGTTTCTACGTTTTCTTCTCATCTTCTGCTCCTGTCTCTCGGACAATAGTGTTGCAGAAGACACTTAAACTTTCCTTATCCCTGTCCGACTACTGGGGTCCACCACTGGTCTCAGTACGCCAGCAAGGCTTTTCGGCGATTACTGAAGGCTCATGGTATTAACGGCAGCATGAGCAGGAAGGGGGATTGCTGGGATACTCAGTCTACAATTCTATTGAATGTCCAGTCCAACCCTGACCCGTGCTGGGATTGGCGAAGCTGCCTTTGCGTTGACCTGTCGGTTGGATACTGGCGTTCCCCGAGTATCTCCGGGCCCATTGCCTGTGACCTAATAGGAGCTTTGTACTGCAACTTGAGTGTCCTGTCCTGCAATGTGGGTTGGTGATCAATATCTAGGCCTTCAGAGGGCACTTGAAATGGGTAAACAATCGATACAGTGTGAAGTCATACTTGGCGTTGATACGCATCTGGACATGCATGTGGGAGTGATTATTGACAGTCATGGAAAAATGCTTGATGTACTGTCCATAGAAACAAATGGCACTGGCTATCAGCACTTATTAAAATGGGCGTCATCGTTCGGCAATTTATCACGCGCAGGAGTAGAAGGTACTGGAACATATGGAGCAGGCCTTGCTAGATTCCTATCTGAACACGAGGTAGAGGTCCTGGAAATCAATCGTCCTGATCGTTCTATGCGACGATTCTATGGCAAATCGGATCCGACGGATGCGGAGAGTGCCGCTCGATCCGTGCTGGCAGGTAAAGCGCAGTCTATTCCGAAGTTACAATCAGGTGCTGCAGAGGCTATGCGTATCGCATCAGTTGCAAGGCGGAGCGCGGTAAAGGCGAGAACACAGACGATTAATCAATTGCGTTCATTGCTGGTGTCTGCTCCAGAGAATATACGAGCTAGGCTTTGGAAGTCGAATCCAGGACAGTGTGTTCAAGGTTGTTTGCATCTCCGGACTCTCGGTAAAACAATTTCACTAAAGACGCTGGCTACAACACTTCGTCTACTCGCCAGGCGGTGGATGTACCTAACAGCTGAACTTAAAGATCTGGATGATACACTGGAGCACTTAACAAATAGCGCAGCAAAGCGGTTACGTCGACAGTTTGGCATTGGGCCACAAACAGCAGCGACGTTGCTGTCAGTCGCTGGTGACAATCCTGAACGGCTACATAGCGAAGCTGCTCTAGCAGCTCTGTGTGGAGTAAACCCACTGCAAGCATCTTCAGGTAAGACTGTGCGTCATCGCCTCAATCGTGGAGGTAGTCGATCTGCCAATAATGCGTTGTGGACCATTGCCATGGTACGCATGCGGAGCGATCCACGCACTCGAACTTATGTTGCTCGTCGCACGGCAGAAGGAAAATCGACCAAAGAGATAAGCCGATGCTTGAAGCGTTACATCGTTCGAGAACTATACCCTCTTAACCTGGCTGATTTAAACGATGCTGCAGTAGTAACTTGACATAGGAGCGTCAACGCTGTTGTTGAAAGCTTCTTTGGCAGCTTGAAGCAGGAGCGAGTGCATTGGCGAAGCTACCAGACACGTTATGAGGCCCAGCAGGACATACTGGAATATATTTCGATGTTTTATAACAGCCGTCGCCTACATTCATACTTGGACTATATGAGCCCTAATGACTTTGAGCAGCAGTTGTTGGAGCTGAAGAAAGCGGCTTAACTGGGTGTAACAAAATCTTTGACCACGTTAATCAGCGTCCACGTGAAGGGGGAATATACGATTAAATTCATCCATTATGGCAGCTGGTTTAAGAATCTCTAATTTCCCATACGTCCAATCTATAATGCCCATGTCCTGCAACTTCTTTAATTTTTTAGTGGCCTGGCTTCTAGAAACGGAAGCTGCTCTTGCTATACCACTCACCCCCAGTGGTATCTTGCAGGTGTAGCCGTCGGGTATTTCATCTCGCTGACCTGTTCGCCACTCAAAGTCTTTCTTACAACACCTATCCAGGAGGTAAATCAATTTATCGTGGACTGATGAAGAAGTATTCGTAACCATATTTCTATTGCCTATTTCATCCCCCCACATAACAAAATGCGTCCATAGCTGTTTTAAAATATCACTGTCTATATTGTCATCATATAGATGCACCAGAGTAACGAACAGGGTGCAGTTTGATTCTGCGGTTGCCATGCATAATTGGCTTGCTTCAGGCATAATTAACAGGTCGCCAGGAAATAGTAAGCCTAGATTTTTTATATCCTTTACGGCCCTGCAGCAGATATCCATCGCATACAAAGATGAGTCTAGAGGGATAATCGGCACTAGAAATGACTTCTCCTTTCGCTAGCCTTATGAAATTTTTCTTATGTTCAGGATGATAACCCTAACTCACTGCTTTCCTTTGTAATATTATTACGCAGCTCTTGTCCTGGTGCATTAAAAGTATTCACACAGATTCACCGTTTTAGCCCACGCTGATAGCCATAGAAGGAGAAAACGTGAACTTAATTAGACATAACAGATACCTTCTAACGCTGTCATCCATGGAGAGCGAAGAGAAGGCGGGTAATCCCGGTAGCCGTGAGGCCGCACTGCTTACCCGTCGTGCGCGCAGCGCGCCAGAGGAAGCAAAGTAGGCATCCGAACACGGCGGCCAGTCATTGGAAACTGACAGCGAGGCCAGGATCTTTTTTAAATTAGATACCGATTTGTGGCTTCACCTAAGATACGCTTATTCCCATCCGCATTAAGTGCTTTTCCAAGCTTGGTAATGCTGTCTTCAATAGTGCTTGGTGACCTATGTAGTTGTTTCCCAGCCTCTTTCGCGGTAAAACCAGCCTTCTTCAGTGACAAGTGGGGAAATCCTCAGTGGGGTGACCCCAGGTAGAGAGAGGCCTTCTTTCGAAAAAATTTCTCGTATCTTAGCGTGAAGCATTTCTGTGAAGTAATAAATA from Candidatus Sedimenticola sp. (ex Thyasira tokunagai) carries:
- a CDS encoding IS110 family transposase; amino-acid sequence: MGKQSIQCEVILGVDTHLDMHVGVIIDSHGKMLDVLSIETNGTGYQHLLKWASSFGNLSRAGVEGTGTYGAGLARFLSEHEVEVLEINRPDRSMRRFYGKSDPTDAESAARSVLAGKAQSIPKLQSGAAEAMRIASVARRSAVKARTQTINQLRSLLVSAPENIRARLWKSNPGQCVQGCLHLRTLGKTISLKTLATTLRLLARRWMYLTAELKDLDDTLEHLTNSAAKRLRRQFGIGPQTAATLLSVAGDNPERLHSEAALAALCGVNPLQASSGKTVRHRLNRGGSRSANNALWTIAMVRMRSDPRTRTYVARRTAEGKSTKEISRCLKRYIVRELYPLNLADLNDAAVVT